One part of the Phragmites australis chromosome 3, lpPhrAust1.1, whole genome shotgun sequence genome encodes these proteins:
- the LOC133913385 gene encoding serine/threonine-protein kinase Aurora-3-like — protein sequence MAERPEWSMSDFEIGKYIGEGKFGKVYLAREKKSGYVVALKLMYKAKLDKYRFHAHLRREIEIQHGLDHPNVLRLFAWFHDDERVVLVLEYAARGELYKVLRAAGHFTERTAATYVASLAGALAYCHKKQVIHRDIKPENLLLDIEGRLKIADFGWAARSNAKRHTLCGTIDYLAPEMVEKKAHDHAVDNWTLGILCYEFLYGSPPFEADEQDDTLRRIVTVDLTFPSTHYISAEAKDLISKLLVKDSSKRLSLEDILKHSWIKKNADPSGSCVKQKNQSRS from the exons ATGGCGGAGCGCCCGGAGTGGAGCATGTCCGACTTCGAGATCGGCAAGTACATCGGCGAGGGCAAGTTTGGCAAGGTCTACCTCGCCCGAGAGAAGAAG AGCGGGTACGTGGTGGCGCTCAAGCTGATGTACAAGGCGAAGCTGGACAAGTACCGGTTCCACGCGCACCTGCGGCGGGAGATCGAGATCCAGCacggcctcgaccacccaaaCGTGCTCCGCCTCTTCGCCTGGTTCCACGACGACGAGCGCGTCGTTCTCGTCCTCGAGTACGCGGCCCGGGGCGAGCTGTACAAGGTCCTTCGCGCCGCTGGCCACTTCACCGAGCGCACCGCCGCCACC TATGTCGCGAGCCTCGCTGGTGCACTGGCGTACTGTCACAAGAAGCAGGTCATTCATAGGGACATCAAGCCAGAAAATTTGCTACTTGATATTGAG GGCCGACTTAAAATTGCAGACTTCGGATGGGCAGCTCGATCAAATGCTAAACGACACACACTCTGTGGTACAATCGATTATCTGGCACCAGAGATGGTAGAGAAAAAAGCTCATGACCATGCCGTTGACAACTGGACTTTAGGAATCCTGTGCTATGAGTTCTTATATGGTTCACCACCTTTTGAAGCTGATGAACAGGACGATACCTTGAGAAG GATAGTTACAGTGGATTTGACGTTCCCTTCAACTCATTACATATCTGCAGAGGCTAAGGATCTCATTTCCAAG CTTCTAGTGAAGGATTCAAGCAAGAGACTTTCTCTTGAAGACATTTTGAAGCATTCATGGATAAAAAAGAATGCAGATCCTTCAGGGAGTTGCGTTAAGCAAAAAAATCAATCAAGAAGCTAA